Proteins found in one Taeniopygia guttata chromosome 27, bTaeGut7.mat, whole genome shotgun sequence genomic segment:
- the CSF3 gene encoding granulocyte colony-stimulating factor has product MCFLTRGLALLLAVLLWAPWQELHGAPLTELSGDQDFQLFLQRNLEFTRKIRGDVAALQRVVCDTLQLCKEDELLLVRQELDIAQAPLEQCHRRTFQAETCFSQIRAGLRIYGGSLATIQALLPGHAGLVETLQLDMANLSSNIQQQMEDLGLATVTYPPENQDPVPTFSSHFHHQVGGFFILANFQRFLETAYRALRHLTSL; this is encoded by the exons ATGTGCTTCCTCACCC GTgggctggcgctgctgctggcggtgctgctgtgggcaccgTGGCAGGAGCTGCATGGGGCACCCCTGACCGAGCTCTCAGGGGACCAGGACttccagctcttcctgcagaGGAACCTCGAGTTCACCCGCAAGATCCGTGGGGACGTGGCCGCGCTGCAGCGCGTGGTG TGTGACACCCTCCAGCTGTGCAAGGAGgacgagctgctgctggtgcgGCAGGAGCTGGACATCGCGCAGGCACCGCTGGAGCAGTGTCACCGGCGCACCTTCCAGGCA GAGACCTGCTTCAGCCAGATCCGCGCCGGGCTCCGCATCTACGGCGGCTCTCTGGCCACCATCCAAGCCCTGCTGCCCGGGCACGCCGGGCTGGTGGAGACCCTGCAGCTGGACATGGCCAACCTGTCCTCCAACATCCAGCAGCAG aTGGAGGACCTGGGCCTGGCCACGGTGACGTACCCCCCAGAGAACCAGGACCCCGTCCCCACCTTCTCCTCCCACTTCCACCACCAAGTCGGCGGCTTCTTCATCCTGGCCAACTTCCAGCGGTTCCTGGAGACGGCGTACCGGGCGCTGCGACACCTCACCAGCCTCTGA